Proteins from a single region of Nocardioides anomalus:
- a CDS encoding ROK family transcriptional regulator yields the protein MRHSLAGRAETPVQALLLARLRDEGPLSKAQLADRLEVSRTTVGAEVARLTELGLAVEAGPAASRGGRRSTLVDLSPDIRFAGLSIGATGLSVGITDGRLSTLAVRHAPCDIRQGPEQVLALALETTRKLMAEVGVDGLSGAGVGVPGPVDFHRGVSVSPPIMPGWDGYPVRDVVSRDLGCPVVLDNDVNVLAVGEQHAGVAKNARDFLFVKIGTGIGCGIVVDGELYRGVDGCAGDIGHIRVEDFGPTCACGNTGCLEAFAGGAALARDATAAARSGRSDILAGMLTDGADLTAADVGAAVSQGDPVAVQLIRESGRRVGQVLASLVSFFNPGLIVIGGGVTAVGHSLLAEVRGVTYRRSLPLATGNLPIVLSELGADAGVIGAARMVSGAVYSSEPARG from the coding sequence GTGCGGCACTCGCTGGCCGGACGGGCCGAGACGCCCGTCCAGGCGCTCCTGCTGGCCCGGCTCCGCGACGAGGGACCGCTGTCCAAGGCCCAGCTCGCCGACCGCCTCGAGGTCTCGCGCACGACGGTGGGCGCCGAGGTCGCGCGCCTGACCGAGCTCGGCCTCGCGGTCGAGGCCGGGCCGGCCGCCTCCCGCGGCGGACGGCGCTCCACGCTGGTCGACCTCTCCCCCGACATCCGCTTCGCGGGCCTGTCCATCGGCGCGACCGGGCTGTCGGTGGGCATCACCGACGGTCGGCTCAGCACGCTGGCGGTGCGCCACGCGCCCTGCGACATCCGCCAGGGGCCCGAGCAGGTGCTCGCCCTGGCCCTGGAGACCACCCGCAAGCTGATGGCCGAGGTGGGCGTGGACGGGCTGAGCGGCGCCGGTGTCGGCGTGCCCGGGCCCGTCGACTTCCACCGCGGGGTCTCGGTGTCGCCACCGATCATGCCGGGCTGGGACGGCTACCCCGTGCGCGACGTGGTCTCGCGCGACCTCGGCTGCCCCGTGGTGCTGGACAACGACGTGAATGTGCTGGCCGTCGGCGAGCAGCACGCCGGCGTGGCCAAGAACGCCCGCGACTTCCTCTTCGTCAAGATCGGCACCGGCATCGGCTGCGGCATCGTCGTTGACGGTGAGCTCTACCGCGGGGTCGACGGCTGCGCGGGCGACATCGGCCACATCCGGGTCGAGGACTTCGGGCCGACCTGCGCGTGCGGCAACACCGGCTGCCTCGAGGCCTTCGCCGGCGGCGCCGCCCTGGCCCGCGACGCGACGGCCGCCGCGCGGTCCGGACGCTCCGACATCCTGGCCGGAATGCTCACCGACGGCGCCGACCTCACCGCCGCCGACGTCGGCGCCGCGGTCAGCCAGGGTGACCCGGTGGCCGTCCAGCTCATCCGCGAGTCCGGCCGGCGAGTCGGCCAGGTCCTGGCCAGCCTGGTCTCGTTCTTCAACCCCGGGCTCATCGTCATCGGCGGCGGCGTCACCGCGGTCGGCCACTCCCTGCTGGCCGAGGTGCGCGGCGTCACCTACCGACGCTCACTCCCGCTGGCCACCGGCAACCTGCCCATCGTGCTGAGCGAGCTCGGCGCGGACGCCGGGGTCATCGGCGCGGCCCGGATGGTGAGCGGCGCGGTCTACTCCTCCGAGCCCGCCCGGGGCTGA
- a CDS encoding Gfo/Idh/MocA family protein produces MTDPKPTLAVGMVGHAFMGNAHSQAWRVAPRFFDLPLDPVMRVVCGRDAGRAAEAASRLGWEESSDDWRAVVARDDVDLVDVCTPGDSHAEIAIAALEAGKHVLCEKPLANTVEEAERMVAAAERAAARGVQAMVGFTYRRVPAVALARQLVAEGRIGEIRHVRAQYLQDWIADAEAPLSWRLDKSKAGSGSLGDIGAHIIDLTQFITGLRITEVSGQLETFVKERPVPAGETAGTLGGGGSSGELGPVTVDDAAVFLARLTSGAIGVYEATRFATGRKNAIRIEVNGSAGSLAFDFEDMNVLEFYDATEPAETAGFRRILVTEPEHPYVAAWWPAGHGLGYEHGFTHQVVDLVHALAAGEAPRPSFADGLQVQRVLAAVETSSDTRSWQEVAS; encoded by the coding sequence ATGACCGACCCCAAGCCCACGCTGGCCGTGGGCATGGTGGGCCACGCCTTCATGGGCAACGCCCACTCCCAGGCCTGGCGCGTGGCGCCGCGCTTCTTCGACCTGCCGCTCGACCCCGTGATGCGCGTCGTGTGCGGCCGGGACGCGGGGCGGGCGGCCGAGGCGGCGAGCCGGCTCGGGTGGGAGGAGTCCTCCGACGACTGGCGCGCCGTGGTGGCGCGCGACGACGTCGACCTGGTCGACGTCTGCACCCCCGGCGACAGCCACGCCGAGATCGCGATCGCGGCGCTCGAGGCCGGCAAGCACGTGCTGTGCGAGAAGCCGCTGGCCAACACCGTCGAGGAGGCCGAGCGGATGGTCGCGGCCGCCGAGCGCGCCGCGGCCCGCGGCGTGCAGGCCATGGTCGGCTTCACCTACCGCCGGGTCCCGGCCGTCGCGCTGGCCCGCCAGCTCGTGGCCGAGGGCCGGATCGGGGAGATCCGCCACGTCCGCGCGCAGTACCTCCAGGACTGGATCGCCGACGCCGAGGCGCCGCTGTCGTGGCGCCTGGACAAGAGCAAGGCCGGCTCGGGCTCGCTCGGCGACATCGGCGCCCACATCATCGACCTGACCCAGTTCATCACCGGCCTGCGCATCACCGAGGTCTCCGGCCAGCTGGAGACCTTCGTCAAGGAGCGACCGGTCCCGGCCGGCGAGACCGCCGGCACCCTCGGCGGCGGTGGCTCGAGCGGCGAGCTCGGCCCCGTCACCGTCGACGACGCCGCGGTCTTCCTGGCCCGGCTCACCAGCGGCGCGATCGGGGTCTACGAGGCGACCCGCTTCGCCACCGGCCGCAAGAACGCCATCCGCATCGAGGTCAACGGCTCGGCGGGCAGCCTGGCCTTCGACTTCGAGGACATGAACGTCCTGGAGTTCTACGACGCCACCGAGCCCGCCGAGACCGCCGGCTTCCGCCGGATCCTGGTCACCGAGCCCGAGCACCCGTACGTCGCCGCGTGGTGGCCGGCCGGCCACGGCCTCGGCTACGAGCACGGCTTCACCCACCAGGTCGTCGACCTGGTCCACGCCCTCGCGGCCGGCGAGGCGCCCAGGCCGTCGTTCGCCGACGGCCTGCAGGTCCAGCGCGTGCTGGCCGCCGTCGAGACCAGCTCCGACACCCGCTCCTGGCAGGAGGTCGCCTCATGA
- a CDS encoding ROK family transcriptional regulator encodes MVHTADATDQLSVRRSNLAAVLRQLRDRGPRSRATLAAETGLTRGAVSSLVAELVERGLVRSAGVERGAVGRPGTSVELDGRLVAGLGAEINVNHVSTLALDLRGEVLSRHEVGLDARALPAEEVLARLAELVERTAGDVRKRGAEPVGLTVGVAGLVDRERDLLTHGPNLGWRDVPVGDLLRDRLGPTYPVVIDNEGNLATVAEATPGDPERQDVLVIFGEVGVGGGIVAEGRLLRGRLGYAGEFGHMIVEPQGRRCGCGRVGCWETVAGLRALLDLAADPDDPVRDPDLAIDDRLAELNRRADLGDTRTLDALAQVGGWVGAGAAVLVNALNPAAVVLSGYFAAVGQHMRAAVETRLRDGVLAPDAGGTRIELSRLGFSAAVRGGATRSLESVFADPARVERRATPEGAAR; translated from the coding sequence GTGGTGCACACCGCCGACGCGACCGACCAGCTGTCCGTGCGCCGCAGCAACCTGGCCGCGGTCCTGCGCCAGCTGCGCGACCGCGGACCGCGCTCCCGGGCCACCCTGGCGGCCGAGACCGGGCTCACCCGCGGCGCGGTGTCCAGCCTGGTCGCCGAGCTGGTCGAGCGCGGCCTGGTCCGCTCCGCCGGCGTCGAGCGGGGCGCGGTCGGCCGACCGGGCACCTCGGTCGAGCTGGACGGCCGGCTGGTGGCCGGACTGGGTGCCGAGATCAACGTCAACCACGTCTCCACGCTGGCCCTCGACCTGCGCGGGGAGGTGCTGAGCCGGCACGAGGTCGGGCTCGACGCCCGCGCCCTGCCCGCCGAGGAGGTGCTGGCCCGGCTGGCCGAGCTGGTCGAGCGCACGGCCGGGGACGTGCGCAAGCGCGGCGCCGAGCCCGTCGGCCTGACCGTCGGCGTGGCGGGACTGGTCGACCGTGAGCGCGACCTGCTCACCCACGGCCCCAACCTGGGCTGGCGCGACGTCCCGGTCGGCGACCTGCTGCGCGACCGTCTCGGCCCGACGTACCCCGTCGTCATCGACAACGAGGGCAACCTCGCCACGGTGGCCGAGGCCACGCCCGGCGACCCCGAGCGCCAGGACGTCCTGGTGATCTTCGGCGAGGTCGGCGTCGGTGGCGGGATCGTCGCGGAGGGCCGGCTGCTGCGCGGTCGCCTGGGCTACGCCGGCGAGTTCGGCCACATGATCGTCGAGCCGCAGGGACGCCGTTGCGGCTGTGGACGGGTCGGCTGCTGGGAGACCGTCGCGGGTCTCCGCGCACTGCTGGACCTGGCCGCCGACCCCGACGACCCGGTCCGGGACCCGGACCTGGCCATCGACGACCGGCTGGCCGAGCTCAACCGGCGCGCCGACCTGGGCGACACGCGCACCCTCGACGCGCTGGCCCAGGTCGGCGGCTGGGTCGGCGCCGGGGCCGCGGTCCTGGTCAACGCGCTCAACCCCGCCGCAGTCGTGCTGAGCGGCTACTTCGCGGCCGTGGGCCAGCACATGCGCGCCGCGGTCGAGACCCGGCTCCGGGACGGCGTGCTCGCCCCCGACGCCGGCGGGACCCGCATCGAGCTCTCCCGGCTCGGCTTCTCCGCGGCCGTCCGCGGCGGTGCCACCCGCTCGCTCGAGTCCGTCTTCGCCGACCCGGCCCGGGTCGAGCGCCGCGCCACACCCGAAGGAGCCGCACGATGA
- a CDS encoding sugar ABC transporter ATP-binding protein produces MSDALLQMSGIVKEFPGVRALGGVDLDVRAGEVHCLLGQNGAGKSTLIKVLAGVHQPEEGTVVWDGAEVSLSSPQASLKAGIATIYQELDLVPELSVAENIFLGHELSTVGFSQRHRANSLTRELLARLGHSEISPGRSVGSLSPAGQQIVSMARALSRDTRLLILDEPSAVLDQEEVNNLFRVIRGLTAEGVAVVYISHRLEEIRQIGDRITVLKDGRTVATGLPVSETPTAELIKLMTGRSIEYVFPPRPTAVADQPVVLEVAGLSLAGVFRDVDLTVRAGEIVGLAGLVGAGRSEILETVYGARKRSTGTVSVDGRPLRRGSVTAAVKAGVGLAPEERKSQGLLLDQSVYSNITVSSMDRFARVGFLNRAGEKHKASELTTALDVRPAGVTRAARTLSGGNQQKVVLARWLLRDCRVLLLDEPTRGVDIGARTEIYQLVRRLADSGVAVVVVSSEIEEVLGLADRVLVVREGRVVHEAPSTELDESKVLDLVMEGNVA; encoded by the coding sequence ATGAGCGACGCCTTGCTGCAGATGTCCGGGATCGTCAAGGAGTTCCCCGGGGTGCGCGCCCTCGGCGGGGTGGACCTCGACGTCCGCGCCGGAGAGGTGCACTGCCTGCTCGGCCAGAACGGCGCCGGCAAGTCCACGCTCATCAAGGTCCTCGCCGGCGTGCACCAGCCCGAGGAGGGCACGGTGGTCTGGGACGGCGCCGAGGTCTCGCTGAGCTCGCCGCAGGCCTCGCTCAAGGCCGGCATCGCCACGATCTACCAGGAGCTCGACCTGGTCCCCGAGCTGAGCGTCGCCGAGAACATCTTCCTCGGCCACGAGCTCTCCACGGTCGGCTTCTCCCAGCGCCACCGGGCCAACAGCCTCACCCGCGAGCTGCTGGCGCGGCTCGGCCACTCCGAGATCTCGCCCGGCCGCTCCGTCGGCTCGCTCTCCCCGGCCGGCCAGCAGATCGTGAGCATGGCGCGGGCCCTGTCGCGCGACACCCGCCTGCTCATCCTCGACGAGCCGTCGGCCGTGCTCGACCAGGAGGAGGTCAACAACCTGTTCCGGGTCATCCGCGGGCTCACCGCCGAGGGCGTCGCGGTCGTCTACATCTCCCACCGCCTCGAGGAGATCCGCCAGATCGGCGACCGGATCACCGTCCTCAAGGACGGCCGCACGGTGGCCACCGGCCTGCCCGTCTCCGAGACGCCGACGGCCGAGCTCATCAAGCTGATGACCGGTCGCTCCATCGAGTACGTCTTCCCGCCTCGCCCGACCGCGGTCGCCGACCAGCCGGTGGTCCTCGAGGTCGCCGGCCTCTCGCTGGCGGGCGTCTTCCGCGACGTCGACCTCACCGTGCGCGCCGGCGAGATCGTCGGCCTGGCCGGCCTCGTCGGCGCGGGCCGCTCGGAGATCCTCGAGACCGTGTACGGCGCGCGCAAGCGCTCGACCGGCACGGTGAGCGTCGACGGCCGCCCGCTGCGGCGCGGCTCGGTCACCGCCGCGGTCAAGGCCGGTGTCGGCCTGGCCCCCGAGGAGCGCAAGAGCCAGGGGCTGCTGCTGGACCAGTCGGTCTACAGCAACATCACCGTCTCCTCGATGGACCGCTTCGCCCGCGTCGGGTTCCTCAACCGGGCCGGGGAGAAGCACAAGGCCTCGGAGCTGACCACGGCGCTCGACGTACGTCCCGCCGGCGTGACGCGGGCCGCCCGCACGCTGTCCGGCGGCAACCAGCAGAAGGTCGTGCTGGCCCGGTGGCTGCTGCGCGACTGCCGCGTGCTGCTGCTGGACGAACCGACCCGCGGCGTCGACATCGGCGCACGCACGGAGATCTACCAGCTCGTCCGCCGGCTCGCCGACAGCGGCGTCGCCGTGGTCGTCGTCTCCAGTGAGATCGAGGAGGTCCTCGGTCTCGCCGACCGGGTCCTCGTCGTCCGCGAGGGGCGCGTCGTCCACGAGGCGCCGTCGACGGAGCTGGACGAGTCGAAGGTGCTGGACCTCGTGATGGAAGGGAACGTCGCATGA
- a CDS encoding ABC transporter permease, which produces MSENTTGAAGPASADTARVEAAAEETAREPNRAVALFRSSAGRNTGLVVALLLLCIVGAITAGDRFSSSDNALTILRLAAVTGVVSVGMTFVITAGQIDLSVGAILALSSVWCTTLATQQTAQDSHWIVMVFVALAVGAGCGLVNGLLVAYGGVVSFIATLAMLASARGLAEIISNRKTQIVDVPGFVDFFDHELFGIEVQVYIFVLVAIAGWVLLNRTTFGRRTIAVGGNPEAARLAGIDVKRHTVMVFVLVGLCCGLAALMLVARTTTGSSTHGTGLELDVIAAVVIGGTLLTGGRGSIVGTVIGVLIFTTLTNVFTLNNRSISEQSLLKGAIIVAAVLLQQRLASRNSST; this is translated from the coding sequence ATGAGCGAGAACACCACCGGCGCCGCCGGACCGGCCAGCGCGGACACCGCGCGGGTCGAGGCCGCCGCGGAGGAGACGGCGCGCGAGCCGAACCGCGCGGTCGCGCTCTTCCGCAGCAGCGCCGGTCGCAACACCGGGCTCGTGGTCGCGCTGCTGCTGCTCTGCATCGTCGGCGCGATCACCGCGGGCGACCGGTTCAGCTCCTCGGACAACGCGCTGACCATCCTGCGGCTGGCCGCGGTCACCGGCGTGGTGAGCGTCGGCATGACCTTCGTCATCACCGCCGGACAGATCGACCTGTCGGTCGGCGCGATCCTCGCGCTGTCCTCGGTGTGGTGCACGACCCTGGCCACCCAGCAGACCGCCCAGGACAGCCACTGGATCGTGATGGTCTTCGTGGCCCTCGCGGTCGGCGCCGGCTGCGGACTGGTCAACGGACTGCTCGTCGCCTACGGGGGAGTGGTCTCGTTCATCGCCACGCTGGCCATGCTGGCCAGCGCCCGCGGCCTGGCCGAGATCATCTCCAACCGCAAGACCCAGATCGTCGACGTGCCGGGCTTCGTGGACTTCTTCGACCACGAGCTCTTCGGCATCGAGGTCCAGGTCTACATCTTCGTCCTGGTCGCCATCGCCGGCTGGGTGCTGCTCAACCGGACGACGTTCGGGCGCCGCACCATCGCCGTCGGCGGCAACCCGGAGGCCGCTCGGCTCGCCGGCATCGACGTCAAGCGGCACACGGTGATGGTCTTCGTGCTCGTCGGCCTCTGCTGCGGCCTGGCCGCGCTGATGCTGGTGGCGCGGACCACGACCGGCAGCTCCACCCACGGCACCGGCCTCGAGCTGGACGTCATCGCCGCCGTGGTCATCGGCGGCACCCTGCTCACCGGTGGCCGCGGCAGCATCGTCGGCACGGTCATCGGCGTGCTGATCTTCACCACCCTGACCAACGTCTTCACGCTCAACAACCGCTCCATCTCGGAGCAGTCGCTCCTCAAGGGAGCCATCATCGTCGCCGCCGTGCTCCTGCAGCAGCGGTTGGCGTCTCGGAACAGCAGCACCTGA
- a CDS encoding isoamylase early set domain-containing protein: MIKQEPRGELTHLTFVLPQDEPAGRVCVVGDFNDWTPGAHRMVKRSNGTRSVKVAVPAGQAFGFRYLTDDGHWFDDPAVEHRDWQNGLVLT, encoded by the coding sequence GTGATCAAGCAAGAACCCCGGGGTGAGCTCACCCACCTCACCTTCGTGCTCCCGCAGGACGAGCCTGCCGGCCGCGTCTGCGTCGTCGGCGACTTCAACGACTGGACCCCCGGCGCTCACCGGATGGTCAAGCGCAGCAACGGCACCCGCAGCGTCAAGGTCGCCGTCCCCGCCGGCCAGGCCTTCGGCTTCCGCTACCTCACCGACGACGGCCACTGGTTCGACGACCCGGCCGTCGAGCACCGCGACTGGCAGAACGGCCTCGTGCTGACCTGA
- the xylA gene encoding xylose isomerase codes for MSDDYTPTRDDKFSFGLWTVGWQGTDVFGPASRDLLDPVEATYRLAELGAAAVTFHDDDLLPDEAQREATLDRFRTALDETGLIVEMVTTNTFSDPVFKEGAITANNREVRRYALAKVLRNIDLAASLGAKTFVMWGGREGAEHGASKNVGAAMDRFRDALDTVCGYVLEQGYDMRFALEPKPNEPRGDILLPSIGHALALISELEHPELVGLNPEVGHEEMAGLNFAHGIAQALWHGKLFHIDLNGQHGPRFDQDLRFGAGNLRGAFWTVDAMLGAGTERRYDGYVHFDYKPPRAEAMDGVWESARGCMRNYLILRERVQAFRADPDVAAAVEAAGVMELEQPTLAPGESLHDVRNASYDLAGLRSRSVAMEALDQLAMEHLLGVR; via the coding sequence ATGAGCGACGACTACACCCCGACCCGCGACGACAAGTTCTCCTTCGGTCTCTGGACCGTCGGCTGGCAGGGCACCGACGTGTTCGGTCCGGCCTCCCGCGACCTCCTCGACCCCGTCGAGGCGACGTACCGGCTGGCCGAGCTCGGCGCCGCCGCCGTCACCTTCCACGACGACGACCTGCTGCCCGACGAGGCCCAGCGCGAGGCCACCCTCGACCGGTTCCGCACGGCGCTCGACGAGACCGGCCTGATCGTCGAGATGGTCACCACCAACACCTTCTCCGACCCGGTCTTCAAGGAGGGCGCGATCACGGCCAACAACCGTGAGGTGCGCCGCTACGCGCTGGCCAAGGTGCTGCGCAACATCGACCTGGCCGCCTCCCTCGGCGCCAAGACCTTCGTCATGTGGGGCGGTCGCGAGGGCGCCGAGCACGGCGCGAGCAAGAACGTCGGCGCGGCCATGGACCGCTTCCGCGACGCGCTCGACACGGTGTGCGGCTACGTCCTCGAGCAGGGTTACGACATGCGCTTCGCGCTCGAGCCCAAGCCCAACGAGCCGCGCGGCGACATCCTGCTACCGAGCATCGGCCACGCCCTCGCCCTCATCTCCGAGCTCGAGCACCCCGAGCTGGTCGGGCTCAACCCCGAGGTCGGGCACGAGGAGATGGCCGGGCTCAACTTCGCCCACGGCATCGCCCAGGCGCTCTGGCACGGCAAGCTGTTCCACATCGACCTCAACGGCCAGCACGGTCCGCGCTTCGACCAGGACCTGCGTTTCGGCGCCGGCAACCTGCGCGGTGCCTTCTGGACCGTCGACGCCATGCTCGGTGCCGGCACCGAGCGCCGCTACGACGGCTACGTGCACTTCGACTACAAGCCGCCGCGGGCCGAGGCCATGGACGGCGTGTGGGAGTCCGCGCGCGGGTGCATGCGCAACTACCTGATCCTGCGCGAGCGGGTGCAGGCGTTCCGCGCCGACCCCGACGTCGCCGCCGCGGTCGAGGCGGCCGGCGTCATGGAGCTCGAGCAGCCCACCCTCGCGCCGGGGGAGTCCCTCCACGACGTGCGCAACGCCTCGTACGACCTCGCGGGCCTGCGCTCCCGGAGCGTGGCCATGGAGGCGCTCGACCAGCTCGCGATGGAGCACCTGCTCGGCGTCCGCTGA
- a CDS encoding substrate-binding domain-containing protein, with amino-acid sequence MKSVRPFRTRSRRLGTTLVAGLAVLALGACTGNEKNDDDQDLGGGTTQADSGSNDEAGDKIVIGFSAPAADHGWMASITDSAKKVADQYDDVELRVASGTNDVNLQISQVETFINDKVDAIVLLPFDGAAMTPVALKAMQAGIPVINVDREFDDPNAARVTVLGDNYGMGVSAGAYICSQIGDKSDAVVAEIAGIDSLPLTQERSQGFKDALADCGQDVDNRVAADFTVEGGEEAAANLLQAAPKIDAIWNHDDDQGVGVLAAIKNAGRDEFFMVGGAGSANAMRSIQAGDSVLQATVIYPSTQAADGIKLARLLGQQKNMSDLVEVEVPRTVQLYAPVVTKDNVDQFIDTAFES; translated from the coding sequence ATGAAGTCTGTCCGTCCCTTCCGCACGCGGTCGCGCCGCCTCGGGACCACCCTGGTCGCCGGTCTCGCGGTCCTCGCCCTCGGTGCCTGCACCGGCAACGAGAAGAATGACGACGACCAGGACCTGGGCGGCGGCACGACCCAGGCCGACTCGGGCTCGAACGACGAGGCCGGCGACAAGATCGTCATCGGCTTCTCGGCGCCGGCCGCCGACCACGGCTGGATGGCGTCGATCACCGACTCCGCCAAGAAGGTCGCCGACCAGTACGACGACGTGGAGCTCCGCGTCGCCTCCGGCACCAACGACGTCAACCTCCAGATCAGCCAGGTGGAGACGTTCATCAACGACAAGGTCGACGCGATCGTCCTGCTGCCCTTCGACGGCGCCGCGATGACCCCGGTCGCCCTGAAGGCCATGCAGGCCGGCATCCCGGTCATCAACGTCGACCGCGAGTTCGACGACCCGAACGCCGCCCGCGTCACCGTCCTGGGCGACAACTACGGCATGGGCGTCTCGGCCGGTGCCTACATCTGCTCGCAGATCGGCGACAAGTCCGACGCCGTCGTCGCCGAGATCGCCGGCATCGACTCGCTGCCGCTGACCCAGGAGCGCAGCCAGGGCTTCAAGGACGCGCTGGCCGACTGCGGTCAGGACGTCGACAACCGCGTCGCCGCCGACTTCACCGTCGAGGGCGGCGAGGAGGCGGCCGCGAACCTGCTCCAGGCCGCGCCGAAGATCGACGCCATCTGGAACCACGACGACGACCAGGGTGTCGGCGTCCTCGCGGCCATCAAGAACGCCGGCCGTGACGAGTTCTTCATGGTCGGTGGCGCCGGCTCCGCGAACGCGATGCGCTCGATCCAGGCCGGCGACAGCGTCCTGCAGGCGACGGTCATCTACCCGTCGACCCAGGCCGCCGACGGCATCAAGCTCGCCCGCCTGCTGGGCCAGCAGAAGAACATGAGCGACCTGGTCGAGGTCGAGGTCCCGCGCACGGTGCAGCTCTACGCGCCGGTCGTGACCAAGGACAACGTGGACCAGTTCATCGACACCGCGTTCGAGTCCTGA
- a CDS encoding MMPL family transporter: protein MERLTDWVLRHRLLVVLVWLAVGVAGGATTTTTVDRLSYEFALPGQPAYETNEAIAQQFGGGGLDEPLLIVARGDDAAATAQQLAEQATQQVRGTRVVTAADPGAEALDAGDVAVAVVYPPVTPGPEPYAASQPVLERLVADSGADAELTGFVQLTEGSGGDRSVLVEVLLGALGALVVLALVFGSLLAVLPLAVAAVSILGTYLALLALTGVTDVSFVVQYLVALIGLGVAIDYTLLVVTRWREERDGGAENQEAVRTAMRTAGRSVLFSGVTVAVSLAALVLVPVPFLRSIGLGGLLIPLFSVAVAVTLVPVLLSTVGPRLLWPRRRPARARSRFWDRLAVGVLAHRWLTIVGTVVVLLALAAPVLSLTLGSPRLSGLTSSSPAYRAVSDAVHAGVPVGVLRPTEVLVDDGDADALAEELRAVDGVAAVAAPSWSADGQRLLQVWSADDPASAAGRATLDRVRDAAGTGGGDVGGTPAEDADFVSAVYGDAVWVVLAVVVVTFLLLARALRSLWLPVKALVLNVLSISAAYGVTVLIWQEGHGSELLFDQSATGVITTWVPIAAFSFLFGLSMDYEVFILSRMREAYDEHGDTDRAARDGIAYTGRLVTSAALILFLAFIALSTTPSVEVKILATALALGIAIDAVIVRGLLAPALVGALGHLNWVLPRALARLLRL, encoded by the coding sequence GTGGAGCGGCTGACGGACTGGGTGCTGCGCCACCGCCTGCTCGTGGTGCTGGTCTGGCTCGCCGTCGGGGTGGCGGGCGGCGCGACCACGACCACGACCGTGGACCGGCTCAGCTACGAGTTCGCCCTGCCGGGCCAGCCGGCGTACGAGACCAACGAGGCGATCGCCCAGCAGTTCGGCGGCGGTGGGCTCGACGAGCCGCTGCTCATCGTGGCCCGCGGGGACGACGCCGCTGCGACCGCACAGCAGCTGGCCGAGCAGGCCACCCAGCAGGTCCGGGGGACGCGGGTCGTCACCGCCGCCGACCCCGGTGCCGAGGCCCTGGACGCCGGGGACGTGGCCGTCGCGGTGGTCTACCCGCCGGTGACCCCGGGCCCCGAGCCGTACGCCGCGAGCCAGCCGGTCCTGGAGCGGCTGGTCGCCGACAGCGGCGCGGACGCCGAGCTCACCGGGTTCGTCCAGCTCACCGAGGGCAGCGGCGGTGACCGCAGCGTGCTGGTCGAGGTGCTGCTCGGTGCGCTCGGAGCGCTCGTCGTGCTGGCGCTCGTCTTCGGCTCGCTGCTCGCGGTCCTGCCGCTGGCGGTCGCCGCGGTGTCGATCCTCGGCACCTACCTCGCGCTGCTCGCGCTGACCGGGGTCACCGACGTCTCGTTCGTGGTGCAGTACCTCGTCGCGCTCATCGGGCTCGGCGTGGCCATCGACTACACCCTGCTCGTGGTCACCCGCTGGCGCGAGGAGCGCGACGGCGGCGCGGAGAACCAGGAGGCCGTCCGCACCGCCATGCGCACCGCCGGCCGGTCGGTGCTCTTCAGCGGTGTGACCGTCGCCGTCTCGCTGGCCGCGCTGGTGCTCGTGCCGGTGCCGTTCCTGCGCAGCATCGGTCTCGGCGGCCTGCTCATCCCGTTGTTCAGCGTGGCCGTCGCCGTGACCCTCGTCCCCGTGCTGCTCAGCACCGTCGGGCCGCGGCTGCTCTGGCCGCGGCGCCGGCCCGCGCGGGCGCGCAGCCGCTTCTGGGACCGGCTCGCCGTCGGCGTCCTCGCGCACCGGTGGCTCACCATCGTCGGGACCGTCGTCGTCCTCCTCGCGCTGGCCGCCCCGGTCCTCTCCCTGACCCTCGGCTCCCCCCGGCTCTCCGGGCTGACGTCCTCCAGCCCGGCGTACCGCGCGGTCAGCGACGCGGTCCACGCCGGCGTGCCGGTCGGGGTGCTGCGGCCCACCGAGGTCCTCGTCGACGACGGCGACGCCGACGCGCTGGCCGAGGAGCTGCGCGCCGTCGACGGTGTGGCCGCCGTGGCGGCGCCGTCGTGGTCGGCCGACGGTCAGCGGCTGCTCCAGGTGTGGTCCGCCGACGACCCGGCCAGCGCCGCGGGCCGGGCGACCCTCGACCGGGTCCGCGACGCGGCTGGGACGGGCGGCGGAGACGTGGGCGGAACGCCGGCCGAGGACGCCGACTTCGTCTCCGCGGTGTACGGCGACGCGGTGTGGGTGGTGCTCGCCGTCGTCGTGGTCACCTTCCTGCTGCTGGCCCGCGCCCTGCGCTCGCTGTGGCTGCCGGTCAAGGCGCTGGTCCTCAACGTGCTGTCCATCTCCGCGGCGTACGGCGTGACCGTGCTGATCTGGCAGGAGGGGCACGGCTCGGAGCTGCTCTTCGACCAGTCCGCCACCGGCGTCATCACCACGTGGGTGCCGATCGCGGCGTTCTCGTTCCTGTTCGGGCTCTCGATGGACTACGAGGTCTTCATCCTCAGCCGGATGCGCGAGGCCTACGACGAGCACGGCGACACCGACCGCGCCGCCCGCGACGGCATCGCCTACACGGGCCGGCTGGTCACCTCGGCGGCGCTCATCCTGTTCCTGGCCTTCATCGCGCTCTCCACCACCCCCAGCGTCGAGGTCAAGATCCTGGCCACCGCGCTGGCCCTCGGCATCGCCATCGACGCGGTGATCGTCCGCGGCCTGCTCGCCCCCGCCCTGGTGGGTGCGCTCGGCCACCTCAACTGGGTGCTGCCCCGAGCGCTGGCCCGCCTGCTGCGGCTCTGA